CCGGCTGGCATCACGAAGAAGCCGCCCACGGAGTAAGCGCCGCGTGAGCGGCGAGACGCACGCTCCGCGCAGTGGCGGCGGTGATGGGCAGACGCCCATCACCGCCGCTGACGTTGCGGCACAGGTGGGCGGACGCCTCATGGGCGACCCGACCGTGCTGGTGCGCGGGATCGCGCCGCTCGACCGGGCCGGCCCGCACGATCTGAGCATCTTGTCGCACCGCCGGTACAGCGGCTGGTTCGCCCAGTCGCGTGCCGGTGTGGTGCTGGTGGCGCTCGAGCTGGCTGACCAGCCCGGGCGCCCCACGACTCGCATCGTGGTCGAGCGCCCAATGGATGCGCTGATCGGGCTGCTGGGGCACTTTCAACGGACCGAACCGCGTGCCGCTGGAGTCCACCCGACCGCGGTCATCGCGGCCACGGCGCGCCTGGGGGCAGGAGTGACCGTCGATCCCCACGCCGTGGTTGGCGACGGGGTGGTGATTGGCGATCGGTGCTGGATTGGCGCGGGCGCCACGGTGGGGGCGGGGAGTTCGCTGGGCGCTGACGTACGCCTGCATCCGCATGCCGTGGTCTATCCCTTCACCGAGCTTGGCGACCGCGTCGTGCTGCACGCCGGTGCGCAGGTGGGGCGTGAAGGGTTCGGTTTCGTTCCGCGACCCACAGGCGTTGTGCGCATTCCCCATGTGGGACGCTGCGTGCTCGAGCACGACGTCGAGGTGGGGGCCAACAGCTGTGTCGACCGCGGGAGCGTCGACGATACGATCATCGGCGCCGGTACGAAGATCGACAATCTGGTCCAGATCGGGCACAACGTACGCATTGGGCGCTTCTGCTTCATTGCGTCGCAGGTCGGCATGGCCGGCTCGACACGCATTGAAGATGGCGCGCAGGTTGGCGGGCAGGCGGGGCTTGGCGGGCACCTGACCATCGGCGTCAAGGCGTCCGTTGCGGCGCAGTCGGGGGTGTTCGGGGATGTTCCCGCTGGTGAGGTCTGGTCGGGCTATCCGGCCCGTCCGCACAAGGAACAGATGCGGACGCAGGCGGCCCTGGTGCGCCTGGCGCGCCTCGTGAGGCCGCTCGAGCGGTTGCTCGGTCGCTCGGACGCCTCGGTTGAAGGAGCGGGCACATGATCGCGCGCGCTGGATCGAAGGCCCCGTCGGCCGACTCGGTATCGGCGAACGTCGGTCGTCTCGGGCGTCGCACGATCGGGGCGGACGCCAGGGTCGAGGGCGTGGGGCTGCACCTTGGCCGACCGTGCCGGCTGGTGTTCAGGCCGGCCTCGTCAGGCACAGGTATCGTGTTCCGCCGTGTTGACCTGCCGGGGAGCGACTCCATTCCGGCGCGCGTCGATCTGGCCGTGGAAGCGGAACGCCGGACCCAGCTGGGCGAGGGGGAGGCGGCGCTGCACACGGTGGAACACGTGCTGGCAGCCGTTGGCGGGCTGGCCATCGATGATCTGATCATCGAGATGGATGGCCCGGAGCCTCCCATCATGGACGGCAGCGCGACGCCGTTCCTGGAGGCACTCACCGGCGCCGGGCTGGTCCTCACCGACGGGCGCCCGGATTGGCTCGTGCTGCGCAAGAGCATTCGCGTGGTTGATGGAGAGAGTGTCTACGAGGCACATCCGTGTTTCGGGCTGTCGCTCGATGTCTCCATCGACTTCCCGCATCCGCTGATCGGCGCGCAGCGGGGCACCTACATGGTCACCCCGACCACCTTTCGCGAGGCGCTGGCGGGGGCGCGCACCTTCGGCTTCGTGCACGAAGTCGAGGCGCTGCGGGCGAAGGGACTCATTCAGGGGGCGTCCACGGCCAATGCGATCGTGTTGGACGCCAACGGGCTGGTGGACACGGCCCTGCGCTGGCCGGACGAATTCGTTCGGCACAAGGCCCTCGACTGTGTCGGGGACCTCGTCCTGGCAGGCGCGCGCGTGCGCGCCCGCATCGTTGCTCACAAGCCCAGCCACCGCGGCACGGTGGCGTTGGTGCGAGCGCTCGTTCAACACGCCACCCGGGAACCGTCCGTGTACACCGTCGAAGACATTCTGCAGGTACTGCCGCATCGCTACCCGTTTCTGCTCGTCGATCGCATCCTCGAGCTTGAAGAAGGCAAGCGCATCGTAGGCCTCAAGAACGTCACCATCAACGAGCCGTTCTTCCAGGGGCACTTTCCAGGGCATCCGATCATGCCGGGAGTTCTCATCATCGAGGCGATGGCGCAGGTGGGAGGCATGCTGCTTATGCGCACCATCGAGGATCCTTCGTCGAAGGTGGTGTACTTCCTGTCGCTCGACAACGTGAAGTTCCGGCGCCCTGTGAAGCCCGGGGATCAGCTGCGCCTCGAGCTCGATGTCGTTCAGATGCGTGGCACGATGTGCAAGATGAAGGGCACGGCCTACGTCGATGGACAGGTCGTGACCGAAGCAGACATGGCGGCCATGGTTCGCGATCGATGAGCACCATACCGGAGACGATTGGAGGGGCCCGCATCCATCCGAGTGCGCTCATCGATCCGACGGCGCAGATCGGCCTGGATGTCGAGATCGGCCCGTGGGCCATCGTGGGGCCGCATTGCACCATTGGCAACGGGTCGCGCGTGGGCGCGCGCGCCACGCTCGAACGCAACGTGACGCTGGGCGAACGCGTCGTGATCGGCGTGGGCTCCGTGCTCGGCGGAGATCCCCAGGACCTCAAGTTCCGCGGGGAAGAAACGTGGGTCGAGATCGGTGATGACACCACCGTGCGCGAGTATGCCACGATCAACCGAGGCACGGCGCACTCCATCACGACCCGCGTGGGGAAGCACTGCTTTCTCATGAGCTACGTGCACCTGGCGCACGACTGCCAGCTGGGCGATCACATCATCATCTCGAACGGGACGCAGCTCGCCGGCCATGTGCAGGTCGAGGATCGCGCAATCATCTCCGGGTTGTGCGCCGTGCATCAGTTTGCGCGCATCGGACGGCATGCCTTCATTGGCGGCTGCTCCCGCGTCGCGCAGGACGTACCGCCCTACGTGCGCGCCGTCGGCAACCCCATCAAGCTGTTCGGGCTCAACTCCGTGGGGCTGCAGCGCAGCGGCTTTGACGAGCCGGTGGTACGCGAGCTCAAGAAGGCTTATCGCCACTGCTTCCGTTCCGATCTCAACTTGTCGCAGGGGGTGGAGAAGGCCCGCGGCGAGCTTGAGCTCATTCCCGAGGTGCAGCACTTCCTCGAGTTCATCGAAGCGAGCCAGCGTGGCGTCGGCTTCTGAGCTCGTGACCTTCCGGAGCATCGCATGACGGCGCTTGCCGACCAGCAGTGGTTCAGCCGTGCCAACGCTCCGCGGGTGGGCGTCGTGGGGGCGGGCGGACTGGGGGTGCATCATGTCCGCATCCTGCGTGACCTGTGCGGCGACCGTTTCGCCGGCTTTGTCGACGAAAATCCCGCGCGGGCGGCGCAGGTGGCCGCGCAGTATCACGTCACGGCGTATCCATCGCTCGACCGGCTGCTCGACGACGTCGAAGCCGTTTCAATCGTCGTGCCCACCACGGCGCACCACGCCGTGGCGTCGGCCGCACTGTCCCGCGGCAAGCATGTCTTCGTGGAGAAGCCGTTCACGGTAACCCTGGTCGAAGCCGACGACCTGCTGCAACAGGCCGCGCGCGCGGGGGTGATGCTGCAGGTTGGTCACGTCGAGCGCTTCAATCGGGCGGTGCGCGCGGCCGTGCCGTTCGTCGACGGGCCGCGCTTCATCGAGAGCGACCGTCTCGCCCCGTTCAACCCGCGCGGGTCGGATGTCGCGGTGGTGCTGGATCTCATGATCCACGATCTGGATCTCGTGCACACGCTGGTCGGATCGCCCGTGGCCGATGTACAGGCTATGGGCATTCCGGTGCTGACGCCGCAGCTCGACATCGCCAACGCGCGGCTCACCTTTGCCAACGGCGCCGTGGCGAACATCACGGCCAGTCGCGTGTCGCGGGAGCGGCTGCGCAAGTTGCGCATTTTCCAGCGAAGCGGCTACCTGTCGCTCGACCTGGCGGCCGGGACAGGAGAATTCTTCCGTCTTCGGGGCGACTTCGATCCCATGCAGCTTGCCCGTGCTCCGCGCGCGCTGGAGGAGTTCGTCGAACGTGTGGTGCTGGAGGCGCCGGAAGGTGAACCGCTGGTGCTGGAGCTGTCGCAGTTTCTCGGGGCCATTGCGGGCCGCAACCCGGTGGCGGTGACCGGCGCGGAAGGGCGCGAGGCGCTCGAAGCGGCGCTCCGCATCGTCTCCGCCATCGAACGGGCGCACGCGAGGATGCAGGTCGACGAGGCGGCGGTCGCGTCCGCGGCGGCGCATGACGGGGCAACGCGTGCGTGAGGTGCTGTTCGTCGTCGGCGAAGCGTCCGGCGATCTGCATGCAGGCAAGGTCGCCGAGGTGCTGCGCCAGGTGGCACCTGCCGTGCCGCTCGTTGGTGTGGGGGGCGGGCATATGCGACGCGCCGGGGTGGAGATCATCGAGGACGTCGAGCAGCTCGCCGTAATGGGGTTCGTGGAGGTGCTGCAGCACATCCCAAGGCACTGGGCCCTGCTGCGGCGGCTGCGCGCGCGCATGGCAAGCGGCCGGGTCGGGCTGGTGGTGCTGCTCGATTATCCCGGATTCAATCTCAAGGTGGCCGAAGCGGCCCGCGCGGCCGGTATTCCAGTGCTCTACTACATCACGCCACAGGTGTGGGCGTGGGGGGCCAAGCGCCTGCCGAAGATCGCGCGTCTGGTCACCAAGGCCGCGTCGATCCTCCCCTTCGAGGAAGCGCTGCTGCGGCAGCATGGGGTGGACGCCACGTTCGTGGGGCATCCGCTGCTCGATCGCGCCCAGGACCTGCCGTCCACGATGGAGGCACGCGCCGAGCTTGGGCTCGATGTACACCGGCCGGTGCTTGCCCTCTTCCCCGGGAGCCGTCGCGCGGAGATCGCGCGGCATCTCGATCTCTTCGTGGCGACCGCCCAGGCCGTCCAGCGTCGCCGACCTCAAGTGCAGGTGGTGGTGGGGGTGGCCCCCACGGTGTCCATCAATGCCGCCGACTGTCCGTTTCCACTGGTGCAGGGCGCCTCGTTCGTGGTGCAGCGCGCTGCCACGGCAGGGCTGCTCAAGAGTGGCACCAACACGCTGGAGGCGGCCGTGGCCGGGCTGCCGCATGTGATCGGGTATCGCACGAGTGGGATCACGTACGCGATTGCGAAGCGGGTGGTGACGATTCCCCATATCGGCCTCGTCAACGTCGTGGCCGGGCGAGAGGTCTCGCCCGAGTTCGTGCAGGAGCGATTCGTTCCGGAACGTGTGGCCGCGACACTGCTGCCGCTGCTCGAGGCGGAATCCCCCGCGCGTTCCGCGGCGCTGGCGGGACTCGCCGAAGTCCGCGCGCGTCTGGGCACGCCGGGTGCCTCGCGCCGGGTAGCCGAGATGATTGCGCAGCTGCTGGTCGCATGAGCACCGCACCGGTGGCGCCTGCTGCCGAACGTCGCCCCGTCGCACTCGACGGGCGTACACGTGCTGCGATTGTGCTGGGCGGATGGTTGCTGCGCCTGCTCGGCGTCACGTGGCGCGTTCGGGTACACGGTCGCGAATGGCTTCTCGCCCGCCCAGCGGGGGAGACACCCGTGGTGTATGCCCTCTGGCACGGACAGATGCTGCCGCTCCTGTGGGCGCACAAGGCGCCGACCGGCGTGATCGTGAGCGAGCATCGCGACGGCGAAATCATCGCGCGCATCATTGCGCTGTTCGGCCTGTTTGGCGTGCGCGGCTCCAGCTCCCGTGGTGGAACGCGCGCCCTGCTCGAGTCCGTGCAGGTGGTGCGGCGCGGTACCGACATGGCGTTTACTCCCGACGGTCCGCGTGGGCCGCGGCATTCGTTTGCCCCCGGGGCGCTGATGCTGGCGAGTCGGGCACAGGTGCCGCTCGTCACGATTACCGGACATGTCGATCGCAAGTGGCAACTCCGCAGCTGGGACGGTTTCGAGATTCCCAAACCGTTTGCGCGGGTGACGGTGCTCTACGGCACTCCCCGCGCGGTTGAGGGCGAAGACATCCGCGCCGTTGCCGAGCGGGCGCCGGAGTTTGCCGAGTACATGCAGCAGGATCTCGCCTTGGTCGAAGCCCTGGCGCGCGGCGAGACAAGCCAGGTACCACCGCGCGGCGAGGCACCGGCGCCGTGAATGGGCGCGCCGTGGCGGAGTGGGTGTGGTATGGCACCAGTACGCTGGCGGCGCTTGCCCGCGCCACCCTGGCACCGGCATCCGCGCTCTTCGGAGCGGCCGTAGCCCGCCGGAACCGGCAGTTCGACGGTGTGCCGGCGGCGACCGTTCTCCCGGCGCTGTCGGTCGGGAATCTCACGGTTGGGGGAACCGGCAAGACCCCCGTTGCCTCCTGGTTCGCCAGGCAGCTGGCGGCCCGCGGCGCACGTCCGGCAATCATCCTGCGCGGTTACGGGGATGACGAGTGGCGCGTTCACCAGCTGCTCACGCCGCGCGTACCGGTCGTGGTCGGTGCGGATCGGCTACACGCCATGGCCGAAGCGCAGCAGCAGGGCGCCGATTGTGCGGTGCTGGACGATGCCTTTCAGCATCGCCGCGCGCACCGGGTGGCTGATGTCGTTCTCGTGAACGTGGATCGCTTTTGCGCGCCCGCCCGCCTGCTGCCTGCGGGGCCGTATCGCGAGCGGCTGTCGGCGCTGCGCCGCGCCACCGCCGTGGTCCTTACGCGAAAGGCGGCCGATGACGAAGCCGTGGCGCGCGTCGAGGCGGTGATTCGCGAGCAGACGCCGGAGGCAGCCGTCGCCATCGTTCGCCTGCTGCCGCAGGGCGTGCAGCGTGTGCCGTCTGCTGCCGGTGAGGCAATCCCCGTTTCTGAAAATGCGCACACCGCGGAGCCGCTCAGTTGGCTTCGCGATCGCCGTCTGCTGCTCACGTCGGCCATTGCCGATCCGGATGCGTTCGAGCGCCAACTGATCGCCACCGGGATGCGGCTCGTCCGTCACGTGCGCTTTCCGGATCATCATGCGTTCACTGACGCGGAGATCGCGCGGTTGGTGGAGGAGGCGCGACGGGGCGACGGGGCGCTCTGCACACTCAAGGACGCGGTGAAGCTGGGGCCACGTTGGCCTCGCGAAGCGCCGCCGCTTTGGTATGTTTCTCAGACACTCGTGGTGGATCGAGGCGCCGAGGTCCTGGAGCGCGAATGCGACCGGGTTCTGGCGGCGCGCGACGCCACGGTTCCCACCGTCGGCTGACGCCGGCACACCAAACTCCCCGCGAAATGGCCATCGACCTCCTGCGACTGCCGACGGACAGCATCGTTCGTCCGGACAAGGATCGGTTCCTCAACGAAGAGAATCCGTTCGAAGCGATGATGTCGCGCTTCGACCGCGCCGCCGAGTTGCTCGACCTCGAGCCCGGCATCTACAAGATCCTCCGCAATCCCGAGAAGCAGCTCATCGTCTCCGTTCCCGTCATGCTCGACAATGGGGACGTCGAAGTGTTCACGGGCTATCGCGTGCTCTACAACACTTCCCGCGGCCCCGCCAAGGGCGGCATCCGCTTCGATCTCAACGTCACGCTCGAGGAAGTGAAGGCGCTCGCCGCCTGGATGACCTGGAAGTGCGCCGTGGTGAACTTGCCCTTCGGCGGTGCCAAGGGTGGCGTCATCTGCGATCCGCTGTCCATGAGCGTGGGTGAACTGGAGAGGGTGACTCGCCGCTACACCAAGGGCATCATCTCGCTGCTCGGCCCCGATACCGACGTTCCGGCACCCGACGTGAACACGAACGAGCGCGTCATGGCGTGGCTCATGGATACGTACTCCATGCACGTCGGTCGCACGGAGAATGCCGTCACGACCGGCAAGCCCGTGGAAATGGGCGGGTCGCTGGGGCGCAAGGAAGCCACGGGTCGCGGGTGCATGCTCGTGACGAAGGAGGCGCTCCAGCACCTCGGCATGGACATCAAGGGCGCCAGGGTGGCCGTGCAGGGCTTCGGCAACGTCGGGTCCATCGCCGCGAAGCTCATGGCGGAGCAGGGGGCACGGATCGTCGCCATCAGCGATCGCGCGGGGGCCTTTCACAACGCCCAGGGCATCGATGTCGACGCGGCCATCCGGCACGTGCAGCAGCACCGCTCACTCGAGGGGTTCACCGGGGGGGACGCGATCGACGCCGACGACCTGCTCACGCTCGATGTGGATGTGCTCGTACCGGCAGCGCTCGAGAATGTCATTACCACCAAGAACGCGCCCCGGATTCGCGCGAAGGTGATTTGCGAGGGGGCCAACGGGCCGACGACCGCCGCGGCCGATCCCATTCTCGAGGAGAAGGGGATCTTCGTGATTCCCGACATTCTCGCCAACGCAGGTGGCGTGACGGTGTCCTATTTCGAGTGGGTGCAGGACCGCATGGGCTACTTCTGGAGCGAGGCCGTGGTCAACGAGCGGTTGGGTGACATCATGACCCGCAGCTTCGCCGACGTACTGCAGCTCTCCAAGCAGCACCGGGTCAACATGCGCACGGCCGCGTACATGCTCTCCATCAGCCGCGTCGCCACGGTGCATCGCCTGCGCGGCATCTACGCCTGAACGGACCGCGCTGTGCGCGTGTCGGTGGTGGTCATCGGCCGGCCTCGTCATGCGGGGCTGGCCGATGCCATTCGTGACTACGAGACTCGGGCGGGCCGCTACTGGCCGCTGGAGGTGGTCGAGGTCAAGGAGGAGCCCGGGCGCGGGCTGTCCGCCGAGCTCGTTCGTGACCGCGAAGGTGAGCGTCAGGCGGAGCGCCTCCCCGGTGATGCCATCGTGGTCGCCTGTGATCCAGGGGGCGCGGTCATGGAGTCCGAGCCCTTTGCCCGCTGGCTGCAGGAGCAGCGCGACGCGGCCCGCAGCGTCTGCTTCGTGGTGGGCGGGGCCCACGGACTGGGCGAGCCGGTCCGTCGCCGGGCCAATCGGCGGCTCTCACTGGCGCCATGGACGCTTCCGCATGAGGTTGCACGCCTGGTGCTGGCCGAGCAGCTCTATCGTGCTGGCACCATTGCGCGCGGCGAGCCATATCACAAATGATGGCCCTGACGTTCACACCCTGTGTCCCCTCGCGATGAGCTGTCCGTGACCAGCAGCCCCGTGGCTTCCGAAACCGCCCCCGCGGCCGAAACCGCTGCCGTGCTCATTCGGCCTGTGCCGCTCGGAGGGAGTGCGCTGTCGCAAGCGCTGCAGCGCGCCGAAACGGGGCGCGAATGGCTGGCTGCACCCCCGGAGACCGCCGACGGTTGGCGTGCACGCGCGCAGGCCGTGCGCACCAGCCTGCAGGGGCGGGATTGGCTGGCACCGCTGGCTCCCGCCTTTGCCGCGACGGGGGCTGCCGGGGAGCGCCTCAGCCGCGCCGCCGCGTCGGGCGTCGTGATCACGACAGGGCAGCAGCCGGGACTCTTTGGCGGGCCCACGTACACGTGGACCAAGGCGCTCGGAGCGCTCGCACTCGCCGACGAGTTGGAGTCAGCCACGGGCATGCCCGTGGCACCGGTGTTCTGGGCTGCCAGCGATGACGCCGACTGGCTGGAAGCCGCCGTCACCCATTTTGCGACAGCCCGCGGCCTGCTGTCGGTGTCGCTTCCCGGACCAGCCACCGAGGGTGTGGCCATGGCCGATGTCCCGCTGGGCGATCTCCGCGAGGCCCGACAGGCGCTGTCTACGGCCGCAGGGTCGGCGGCGCACCAGTCGGTGCTTGCCGCACTCGATGCGGCCTACGTGCCGCACGCGACCATCGGCGCGGCGTACGTCCAGTTGCTGCGCGCGCTCCTTGAGCCGCTTGGCATTGCCGTGCTGGATGCGGCCCACCCCGCGCTCCGTGTGGCGGCCGACCCCTTCCTGCGTCTGGCACTGAAGCAGGCGGCGCCCGTGCAGGAGGCGCTGCAGCGGCGCACTCACGAGATCGAATCGCACGGCTATCGCGCGCAGGTCGATGTGGTGGACGGCCTGTCACTGGTGTTTCGCTTGCGCCTCGAAGATCATGGCGGCCAGATGCGCCCGGTGCGCGAACGCGTGCCGCTGGCGCACGCTGCTGCCGTGGCGCGCGAGGCCGAACCGGGGACGCTGGGGGCCAATGTCCTGCTGCGTCCGGTATTGGAGCGCGCACTGCTTCCCACGCTCACCTATATGGCGGGGCCTGGGGAATACGCGTATTTCGCGCAGGTGGCGCCGGTCGCGGCTGCGCTGCAGGCAGAGGTTCCGGTGGTGACACCACGGTTCGCCTGCGAGCTTGTCGAACGCGAACGGTTGGCGCGTCAGGAGGCGCTGGGTATCGACGATGCCATGCTGCGCGATCCGCATGCGGCAGAAACGCATCGCGCGCGCGCGCAGCTGCCCGAGGCGCTGGCCGACTCCATGGAGCGGTTGCGACTGGCGCTGGAAACGCAGGTGCGTGGCCTGCAGGAGACGCTGGCCGGGCAGGGCGGGCCCGTGGCTGACGAGGTGGTGCAAGGACTGGCGCGCGACGTGACGCACCGGATCGACCGTTTCGAGCGTCGCGTTCTTGCCGGCATGAAACGCGTGGAGCAGGACGCGCAATTGGAGGTCGCGGCTCTTCGCGCCGCCTTGCGACCGCAGGGTCGGTCCCCCGAACGGGTGCTCAACCTGATGCCGATGCTTGCCCGGTACGGTCCGGCGCTCCTGGCTGACATTGCCGACGCGGCGCGCCCGTACGCGCGCTCGCTCGTCACGGGCGCCCCCGCGTCGTCGTGAGCACGCGGGCATGAGCGAGGGCACGGGCGGACGCGCAGCGTTCGTCGTCGGGGCCGGCATCCTCATCAGCCGCGTCGTCGGTCTCCTGCGCAATACGGCGTTTGCCTATTTCTTCGGAGCGGGCGCCGCGTCCGACGCCTACAACGCCGCGTTCCGCATACCGAATGCGGTGCGCAATCTGCTGGGCGAAGGGACCCTGTCGGCGGCCTTCGTCCCTGTCTACAGCAGGCTGCTCGGCTCCGGTGATGAGGCGGCTGCTCGCGCACTGGCCAACGCCGTGCTCGGTCTGCTCTTCGTTGCCGTCAGTGCCCTCACCCTCATCGGTGTGGCCGCCGCACCATGGCTTACCGCCGCGCTGGCAGCGGGTTTCGACGAGCCTACGCGGCAACTCGCCACGCAGCTGACCCGTGTGTTGTTCCCAATGACCGGAGTCATGGTGCTCAGCGGGTGGTGCCTCGGCATCCAGAATTCGCATCGGCGGTTCTTCTGGAGCTACGCGAGTGCCGCCATGTGGTCCGTGGCACAGATCGCGCTGCTGCTCGTGGGAGGGCCGCGTGCGGCCGATGCGGCCCAACTGGCGGTGTGGCTGGCGTGGGCAACGCTCGCTGGTGCGCTGCTGCAGGTGGCGGTGCAAATGCCGGAGGTCCTGCGTCTGATGGGAGCCGTGCGGCCGTCGCTCGATGCGACCAACGCGAGCGTCCGTCAGGTGCTGCGCAATCTGGTGCCCGTGATAACGGCGCTGGGAGTCGTGCAGATCTCGGGGTTCGTCGATCTGCAGATCGCCTCCTTCCTGCCAACCGGCGCCACGACCACCATCACCTACGCCAACACGCTCGCCCTGCTGCCTGTCTCCCTCTTCGGCGTGTCCGTGGCCGCTGCCTCCCTACCGGAGTTCTCCCGTGACACCGCGAGCGCGGCGCAGGAGGCACTCCGCGAACGACTCCGGGGCGGGTGGCAGCGCATCCTCTTCTACGTGGTCCCCAGCGCCGCGCTGTTCCTTGCCCTGGGTGACTATTGCGTGGGGGTGCTGTACCGCGCCGGGCGCTTTGGTGCGGCCGAGCAACAGGCGGTGTATGCCGTCCTCGCTGGCTACGCGCTGGGGCTGGTGAGCTTTGGCTCCGTCAAGCTGTTCGGCTCGGCGTACTATGCGCTGCAGGACTATCGGACACCGTTACGGGCGTCGGTGATCAGCATCGTGGTGTCGGCGATTGCCGCCATCAGCATGACGCTTCCGCTGCGCAGTTCGTCGCTCGCCGCGGCCGGCATTGCCGTGGGATCGGCGCTCGGATCGTACGTGAACCTCGGGCTGCTGGCGCGCGGGTTGCGGCGCCGCCTGGGCCCGCTGTACACCCCGGCCATGTGGAAGGGTACCCGGCGCATCATGCTGGCTTCCCTCGTGGCAGTCGTGGCCGGTAGTGGGGCACGGCTGCTGCATCAGCACTTCGCGCCCGAGTGGCATGTGCGCGTGGCCGCGTTCCCGGTACTCGGTGTATTCGGCGCGTCCTATCTCCTCGCCGCATGGTGGATGGGATCGGCCGAAGCCGCGCGATGGTTGCGTCGTCGCCCGCGGCACGCGGACTCACCCTCGGCGGGAGCATGAGCGCGTCTGCCATGCACGACGACGATCGAAGCGGATCGTCGCTGGAGCAGCTGCCTGTTCCCGACGACGACTGGACCAGGGCGGCACTGGCCCGTGGCATGCCGCTGGCGGTCGCGCGTCGGTTGCCGCACCTGCCGGAATCACCGGGCGTGTATCTCTGGAAGGACGAACAGGGTGGCGTGCTGTATGTGGGCAAGGCCAAGCGGCTTCGGTCCCGGGTGCGCAGCTACTGGGCGCAGGAGCACGAGGCGAGCCCCAAGACCCGCGGGCTGCTGCGCAAGGTACGCGACCTGGACACGATCGTGGTGCCGAGCGAGGCGCACTCGCTCATCCTCGAAGCCACGCTGATCAAGGAGTATCGTCCGCGGTTCAACATCGCCCTGCGCGACGACAAGTCGTATCCGTACATCAAGGTCACGGTACAGGAGCCGTTTCCTCGGGTCATCGTCACCCGGCGGTTGCAGGAC
This genomic stretch from Gemmatimonas sp. harbors:
- a CDS encoding Glu/Leu/Phe/Val dehydrogenase — its product is MAIDLLRLPTDSIVRPDKDRFLNEENPFEAMMSRFDRAAELLDLEPGIYKILRNPEKQLIVSVPVMLDNGDVEVFTGYRVLYNTSRGPAKGGIRFDLNVTLEEVKALAAWMTWKCAVVNLPFGGAKGGVICDPLSMSVGELERVTRRYTKGIISLLGPDTDVPAPDVNTNERVMAWLMDTYSMHVGRTENAVTTGKPVEMGGSLGRKEATGRGCMLVTKEALQHLGMDIKGARVAVQGFGNVGSIAAKLMAEQGARIVAISDRAGAFHNAQGIDVDAAIRHVQQHRSLEGFTGGDAIDADDLLTLDVDVLVPAALENVITTKNAPRIRAKVICEGANGPTTAAADPILEEKGIFVIPDILANAGGVTVSYFEWVQDRMGYFWSEAVVNERLGDIMTRSFADVLQLSKQHRVNMRTAAYMLSISRVATVHRLRGIYA
- a CDS encoding 23S rRNA (pseudouridine(1915)-N(3))-methyltransferase RlmH, producing the protein MRVSVVVIGRPRHAGLADAIRDYETRAGRYWPLEVVEVKEEPGRGLSAELVRDREGERQAERLPGDAIVVACDPGGAVMESEPFARWLQEQRDAARSVCFVVGGAHGLGEPVRRRANRRLSLAPWTLPHEVARLVLAEQLYRAGTIARGEPYHK
- the bshC gene encoding bacillithiol biosynthesis BshC; the encoded protein is MTSSPVASETAPAAETAAVLIRPVPLGGSALSQALQRAETGREWLAAPPETADGWRARAQAVRTSLQGRDWLAPLAPAFAATGAAGERLSRAAASGVVITTGQQPGLFGGPTYTWTKALGALALADELESATGMPVAPVFWAASDDADWLEAAVTHFATARGLLSVSLPGPATEGVAMADVPLGDLREARQALSTAAGSAAHQSVLAALDAAYVPHATIGAAYVQLLRALLEPLGIAVLDAAHPALRVAADPFLRLALKQAAPVQEALQRRTHEIESHGYRAQVDVVDGLSLVFRLRLEDHGGQMRPVRERVPLAHAAAVAREAEPGTLGANVLLRPVLERALLPTLTYMAGPGEYAYFAQVAPVAAALQAEVPVVTPRFACELVERERLARQEALGIDDAMLRDPHAAETHRARAQLPEALADSMERLRLALETQVRGLQETLAGQGGPVADEVVQGLARDVTHRIDRFERRVLAGMKRVEQDAQLEVAALRAALRPQGRSPERVLNLMPMLARYGPALLADIADAARPYARSLVTGAPASS
- the murJ gene encoding murein biosynthesis integral membrane protein MurJ, translating into MSEGTGGRAAFVVGAGILISRVVGLLRNTAFAYFFGAGAASDAYNAAFRIPNAVRNLLGEGTLSAAFVPVYSRLLGSGDEAAARALANAVLGLLFVAVSALTLIGVAAAPWLTAALAAGFDEPTRQLATQLTRVLFPMTGVMVLSGWCLGIQNSHRRFFWSYASAAMWSVAQIALLLVGGPRAADAAQLAVWLAWATLAGALLQVAVQMPEVLRLMGAVRPSLDATNASVRQVLRNLVPVITALGVVQISGFVDLQIASFLPTGATTTITYANTLALLPVSLFGVSVAAASLPEFSRDTASAAQEALRERLRGGWQRILFYVVPSAALFLALGDYCVGVLYRAGRFGAAEQQAVYAVLAGYALGLVSFGSVKLFGSAYYALQDYRTPLRASVISIVVSAIAAISMTLPLRSSSLAAAGIAVGSALGSYVNLGLLARGLRRRLGPLYTPAMWKGTRRIMLASLVAVVAGSGARLLHQHFAPEWHVRVAAFPVLGVFGASYLLAAWWMGSAEAARWLRRRPRHADSPSAGA